CTCGTCGCCCTCGACCTTCCTGTACGCGTCGTCGTCGGCGAAGCCCCCCGTGCCGTTAGGGTGGGATtcggcagcagcggcggcgaacCAGGACGATctggggcggcggcgccgggcCCTGGCCTCGCGGGTGGCGCGGCGAAGCGCGGCGCCGAGGGGCTCCAGGTTCTCGTCGACGGGGAGGAGGGCCCGGTCCtcgacggtggcggcggcggcggaggaggagggggcgtGGCGCGGCTTTGAGGAGGATGGTTTGGAGGGTTTGGTGCGGCGGAGGTGGGAGGGGTCGtaggggaaggaggaggaggcgggggCCTCGCCGATGTCTCCGAGGCGAACGCTGGGGCGGCGCTGGCGCTtagaggtggcggcggcggcggcggcggcggcggcggcggNAAATTATAGATTAGTGACTTAATTTGGTTCACTAAGTGGCCATAAAATTTTCGCGTGATCTCTCGAGTTATTTCACTGAATTATTACCTAAAAGAGTTTTGCTTGCCAAATTCTAGTTTTGCACTTAATCGTAATCTGTTTTTACTGCAGCTGATGATGGAAAATGTTGTAGCTGGTGAGGAAGTGATGCCGCACAGGAATCCTCGAGGTGgcaatggcggcggcggcggcggcggaggcggagagcTCCGGCGGTGGGGGTTCCTCCATGGAAGGAGTAAACGGAGgtgcgtagagagagagagagagagagagagagagaaagagagagagaatctaaTAACACTGTGGTACGGGTGTTCTcgtgctttctttttttttttttcttttttttttgtgaaaatgtATGAAGAATCTCTCAACTACAAGCTGTTTTAAAAtgagcccctcaacttttgagCTTTTTTGATTACAAGGCCCCAATTAGAATAATTCAATTCCACGccccctaaaaaataaaatcgctcgtttagtaaacaaaAACCGAACACGAACACGAACGGGGgtcaactcgctcgtgttcaaCTGAATAACAGcgcgaatacatatattttatatttatataatttatataatctaatatttatatatataaataaataattatatatagaaattcaaaattttcttgtttaatttttagcccaacttaaatataaaactcaactcaattataaaaaagtcaattaatatgtaaaattttaactattaaatcaaagtctaatgaataacatctcataaatttattttatatatattatatatacatattaatatagctatatagatatatatatatatatatattgtatttaattcttttagtttattatttgtaagtcagctcgtgttcggctcgttaattaATGAACCGAACACGgactgaatttttcggctcaattctttaacgagccagctcctGTTCGGCCCGTTTGAaacaagctgaacacgagccaaacacgagttggcctcagctcgctcgtgttcggcttgttgacACCCCTAGCAGAGACTGATATTAAGAGTGATGAGATTGGGTGTGAAGAGGTTAGGCACCAATAGTGCAATCAATCCTAGAGATTAAGGACTTggttgcgaaaaaaaaaaaaggaggggttAAGGACCAAACTGAAAAATAAGATAAAGATTGGGGACCAATGGTGCAACTAACTCAAGGAAACATTTAACAAAATCAAATACACCAACAACACAAGCATGGCAAATTAAAATTGGATAAAAACttataaaacttatttgaacCATGGACCATTTTGAGTCAGCTATTtggcatttcaaaattttaattctttaacCCAACATtgcaatttgtttgatttgaaacaGTCAGCGAcacttaaactttaaattataagttaattgcttattttaataaatttatagttgcgaggattatatgaaatatactaataaaatatgtaaagataaacaacggattcaaattttaaagtcaaagttaCGTTgattaactcaaatcaaacaaagtgagaaattatgcagtaaaatcaaaaaattttgaaaggtcagatagctgattcaaaatgatctataatttAGATAAGTTCAATACGTTTTTACCTTAAAATTGAAAACATACACTCGAATTATCTACTCTTATGTTTTCATATTCTTTCATCAACCACTGTAAGCAATAATTTATCCGAGCAACAAACAACTAACAAGAACGAAAACATATAGGATCGCAAAATGAAACACGGGAAATCTCATAACCCTTCTTATTTCTACCCGCGAAAACTTTGTAAAAGCAATAATTCGATAGATTTGTTACTTCTCGTCGCTTTCCTCATTCTTTTGCCCGTACCGGCGGTTGAACTTTGCGATCTGGCCCAGGCTCTGCGCCATCTGACGCTTCGCTCGAAAATGGTAGACTTTGCCGACATGGTGTATCTTCGTCATCATGACGTTCATCAGCCGGCCGCTCTGCGTCACGTACGAAATCCACTGCATCTGCGGATGTATTCCTTTCCTCATCTTTCAACCTAAAACTGGAAAAGCAAACGACGAAAAAGGGTTCATAAAATGCAATCGACGGAGAGAAAAATGC
This DNA window, taken from Ananas comosus cultivar F153 linkage group 21, ASM154086v1, whole genome shotgun sequence, encodes the following:
- the LOC109726816 gene encoding uncharacterized protein LOC109726816 — protein: MRKGIHPQMQWISYVTQSGRLMNVMMTKIHHVGKVYHFRAKRQMAQSLGQIAKFNRRYGQKNEESDEK
- the LOC109726728 gene encoding uncharacterized protein LOC109726728 gives rise to the protein MEEPPPPELSASAAAAAAIATSRIPVRHHFLTSYNIFHHQLHXAAAAAAAAAATSKRQRRPSVRLGDIGEAPASSSFPYDPSHLRRTKPSKPSSSKPRHAPSSSAAAATVEDRALLPVDENLEPLGAALRRATREARARRRRPRSSWFAAAAAESHPNGTGGFADDDAYRKVEGDEARVRVRVFESREGGAPPATDPVEGDTPSGSDGEDWNDRNGQWRSVEDAGGVQSWLDRLGLGRYGLVFEIHEVDDEVLPLLTLEDLKDMGINAVGSRRKLYCAIQNLKKEKGIS